A segment of the Halovivax limisalsi genome:
CTCGCCGTGGCCCATCCAGGCGTGCCAGTCGCTCCGACAGATTCCGCACGCTTCGACTTCGACCACGACGCCGTGGGGCGCCGGGTCGGGCGGATCGACGTCACGGATCGCGAGCGCCTCGCCGTAGTCGTCGAGCACTGCTGCGCGCATACGCTCGCATCGTCGCCGGGCGGGTAAAGGGGTTCTGCGGGTGGCCGGGACGAGGTTCTGCGGGTGACCGGGAGACGGGGTTCTACGGGTGGCCGGGACGAGGTTCTGCGGGTGAGCGCTCGGGTGCGTGCGGGTCGCTCGATCATCCGGCCCGCTCACCGCGCCGGTCTCACCCGATCACGCGACCGACTCGCTCCAGACCCGTCCGCAGTTCGGCCGTCGGCAACCCGAACCCGATCCGGAAGTACTCGGGGTGGCCGAAGTACTCGCCGGGCGCGAGGACGACGCCCTCGTCCTCGACGACCGTACGACAGAAGTCCGTCCCGTTCTCGAACCCGTCGGGGACGGTCACGAAGCCGTTCACGCCGACCGGATCGTACCACTCCAGGTCGTGTTCGGCGAGGAACTCCCGGACGATCGCCCGGTTCTCGGTCGCCAGCTCGCGGTTTTCCGCCAGGATCTCGTCCTCCCGCTCGCCCAGGGCCTGTTTCGCGACGTGCTGGCCGAAGATACTCGGCGAGATCGTCGTGTAGTCCTTCCAGCGCACCGCGGCCGCGACGACGGGTTCGGGCCCGACCAGCCAGCCGAATCGCGTCCCGGCCAGGCCGTAGGCCTTCGTCAGGCTCGTCGTCGAGATGCCGCGGTCGTAGCGCGCCGCGACCGGCTCCAGGGGGTCGTCGGCGAGCAGGCGGTACACCTCGTCGCAGAGCAGGTAGGCGTCGTGGTCGGCGGCGATCTCGGCTACCTCGTCGACGACCGACTGCGGGTGGTAGCGCCCCGTCGGGTTGTTCGGGTTATTGAGTACGACGACGGTCGTCTCGTCGGTCACCGCCGCGGCGACCGCGTCGACGTCGAGTTCCCAGGTCGGCGCCTCGAGGTCGACCCGGG
Coding sequences within it:
- a CDS encoding aminotransferase class I/II-fold pyridoxal phosphate-dependent enzyme, whose protein sequence is MQIEPFGLERWFDEYEHDADVMLAESGIRSLSAERFDTDPGELGYVIPTDGDPDFRADVAARYDRGPDEICFTCGTQEANFLAFLGLLDADGPGDATGSGAATGLATGAHAVVVTPTYQALHAVPEAIGSVTRVDLEAPTWELDVDAVAAAVTDETTVVVLNNPNNPTGRYHPQSVVDEVAEIAADHDAYLLCDEVYRLLADDPLEPVAARYDRGISTTSLTKAYGLAGTRFGWLVGPEPVVAAAVRWKDYTTISPSIFGQHVAKQALGEREDEILAENRELATENRAIVREFLAEHDLEWYDPVGVNGFVTVPDGFENGTDFCRTVVEDEGVVLAPGEYFGHPEYFRIGFGLPTAELRTGLERVGRVIG